The Lysobacter panacisoli genome includes a window with the following:
- a CDS encoding TIGR00266 family protein, with protein MTQWYFVSAGNSQRVGPLDPEAAQTYARQHPDHLCWREGLSGWQAVKSQPEFAEASGAAQMHTPPPPPSGRSRSDDIDYRIVGNDMQFVEVELDPGESAIAEAGAMMYKDAAIQMDTVFGDGRHTGQGGGLMDKIFSAGKRVLTGESLFTTMFTHTGSGKARVAFAAPYPGTVMAMKLDEHGGRLICQKDSFLAGARGVSVGIFLQRKILTGLFGGEGFIMQKLEGDGWVFVHAGGTVIERELRAGERLDVDTGCVMAFHDSVSMDVRPVGGIKSMLFGGEGVFLATLTGPGKVWLQSLPFSRMAGRMLAAAPQGGGQARGEGSVLGGLGRILDGDNSF; from the coding sequence ATGACCCAGTGGTACTTCGTTTCCGCCGGCAACTCGCAGCGCGTCGGACCGCTCGACCCCGAGGCCGCGCAGACGTACGCGCGCCAGCATCCCGACCACCTGTGCTGGCGCGAAGGCCTGTCCGGCTGGCAGGCGGTGAAGTCGCAGCCCGAATTCGCCGAGGCCAGCGGTGCGGCGCAGATGCACACGCCGCCACCGCCGCCGAGCGGGCGCAGCCGCAGCGACGACATCGATTACCGCATCGTCGGCAACGACATGCAGTTCGTCGAAGTGGAACTCGATCCCGGCGAAAGCGCGATCGCCGAAGCCGGCGCGATGATGTACAAGGACGCCGCGATCCAGATGGACACCGTGTTCGGCGACGGACGCCACACGGGGCAGGGCGGCGGCCTGATGGACAAGATCTTCTCCGCCGGCAAGCGCGTGCTCACCGGCGAGAGCCTGTTCACGACGATGTTCACCCACACCGGCAGCGGCAAGGCGCGCGTCGCGTTCGCCGCACCGTATCCGGGCACGGTGATGGCGATGAAGCTGGACGAGCACGGCGGTCGCCTGATCTGCCAGAAGGACAGCTTCCTGGCCGGTGCGCGCGGCGTGTCGGTCGGCATCTTCCTGCAGCGCAAGATCCTCACCGGCCTGTTCGGCGGCGAAGGCTTCATCATGCAGAAGCTCGAAGGCGACGGCTGGGTATTCGTGCACGCCGGCGGCACGGTGATCGAGCGCGAACTGCGCGCGGGCGAACGCCTGGACGTCGACACCGGCTGCGTGATGGCCTTCCACGACAGCGTGTCGATGGACGTGCGCCCGGTCGGCGGCATCAAGAGCATGCTGTTCGGCGGCGAAGGCGTGTTCCTCGCGACGCTGACCGGCCCGGGCAAGGTGTGGCTGCAGTCGCTGCCGTTCTCGCGCATGGCCGGCCGCATGCTGGCCGCGGCGCCGCAAGGTGGTGGACAGGCGCGTGGCGAAGGTTCGGTGCTCGGCGGCCTGGGTCGCATCCTCGACGGCGACAACAGCTTCTGA
- a CDS encoding DUF3052 family protein has protein sequence MSGYSGTPLAKKLGLREGMTVWTLAAPAHYADILAPLPRGLRFAPRLMGAVDLVHLFCRDRATLAVALADCRRVLAADAVVWVSWPKKSAKVPTDITEDTVREIALPLGFVDVKVCAVDEVWSGLKLVVRKALRGPSPAG, from the coding sequence ATGAGCGGCTACTCCGGCACGCCGCTGGCGAAGAAGCTCGGCCTGCGCGAGGGGATGACCGTGTGGACGCTGGCGGCGCCGGCGCATTACGCGGACATCCTCGCGCCGCTTCCGCGCGGTTTACGCTTCGCGCCGCGCTTGATGGGCGCGGTGGACCTGGTGCATCTGTTCTGCCGCGACCGCGCGACGCTGGCCGTGGCCCTGGCCGACTGCCGCCGCGTACTGGCGGCGGATGCGGTGGTCTGGGTGTCCTGGCCGAAGAAGTCGGCGAAGGTCCCCACCGACATCACCGAGGACACCGTCCGCGAAATCGCCCTTCCGCTGGGCTTTGTCGACGTGAAAGTGTGCGCGGTGGACGAGGTGTGGTCAGGTCTCAAGCTCGTGGTACGCAAGGCCCTGCGTGGGCCCTCTCCCGCCGGATGA
- a CDS encoding patatin-like phospholipase family protein, producing the protein MTSLRSLRPLLLASLAVALAACGGEAVKPTLPTTTVVTPPVAAPKVRIGIALGGGAAKGFAHIGVIKMLEANGFQPEVVSGTSAGSVVGALYASGMDSFAMQKQAFALDEASIRDVSLFSGGLVKGQKLQDYVNQLVGGKSIERMRRPFAAVATQLETGERTVFVRGNTGQAVRASSSIPGVFEAVPIGKYHYVDGGVVSPVPVDAARQLGADIVIAVDISSKASGKNPGSVLGNINQSITIMGQKLGALELARADVVIRPSVNEIGPADFEQRNNAIMEGERAALAAMPQIRAKVAQWQKARVDEAVAARRAADRAAEQAKLQAQCAESDKKWMSKLRRDPQCEALANQGAIATP; encoded by the coding sequence ATGACATCGCTTCGTTCGCTCCGCCCCCTGCTCCTGGCTTCGCTCGCCGTTGCGCTGGCCGCCTGTGGCGGCGAAGCCGTCAAGCCGACCTTGCCGACGACGACCGTGGTGACACCGCCGGTGGCGGCGCCGAAGGTGCGCATCGGCATCGCACTGGGCGGCGGCGCGGCGAAGGGCTTCGCCCACATCGGCGTGATCAAGATGCTGGAGGCCAACGGCTTCCAGCCGGAGGTCGTGTCGGGCACCAGCGCCGGCAGCGTGGTCGGTGCGCTGTATGCCAGCGGCATGGATTCGTTCGCGATGCAGAAGCAGGCGTTCGCGCTGGACGAAGCGTCGATCCGCGACGTCAGCCTGTTTTCTGGCGGCCTCGTTAAGGGCCAGAAGCTGCAGGACTATGTGAACCAGCTCGTCGGCGGCAAGTCGATCGAGCGCATGCGCCGGCCGTTCGCGGCGGTCGCCACCCAGCTGGAAACCGGCGAACGCACGGTGTTCGTGCGCGGCAACACCGGCCAGGCGGTGCGTGCGTCGAGCAGCATCCCGGGCGTGTTCGAGGCGGTGCCGATCGGCAAGTACCACTACGTCGACGGCGGCGTGGTCAGTCCGGTGCCGGTCGACGCGGCGCGCCAGCTCGGCGCGGACATCGTCATCGCCGTGGACATCTCCAGCAAGGCCAGCGGGAAGAACCCCGGCAGCGTGCTTGGCAACATCAACCAGTCGATCACCATCATGGGCCAGAAGCTCGGCGCGCTCGAACTTGCGCGTGCGGACGTGGTGATCCGGCCGAGCGTCAACGAGATCGGCCCGGCCGATTTCGAGCAGCGCAACAACGCGATCATGGAAGGCGAGCGCGCCGCACTGGCGGCGATGCCGCAGATCCGTGCGAAGGTCGCGCAGTGGCAGAAGGCACGTGTCGACGAGGCTGTGGCTGCGCGCCGCGCCGCCGATCGCGCCGCCGAACAGGCGAAGCTGCAGGCGCAGTGCGCCGAGTCCGACAAGAAGTGGATGTCGAAGCTGCGCCGCGATCCGCAGTGCGAGGCGCTGGCCAACCAGGGCGCCATCGCGACGCCCTGA